A stretch of the Epinephelus fuscoguttatus linkage group LG2, E.fuscoguttatus.final_Chr_v1 genome encodes the following:
- the onecut1 gene encoding hepatocyte nuclear factor 6 isoform X1, producing the protein MNAQLSMENIGDLHGVSHESVAGHGELLSGHSPHARPSPRGLSHRAMGMATLLDSGDYHPGHHGHLHPAISMCEAPPGMSASSTYTTLTPLQPLPPISTVSDKFPPHHHHHHPHHPHHHPHQRIPGNVSGSFTLMREDRSLAPMNSLYPAYHHKDPCMGQSLSPLSGSGLASIHTSQAGIPPYAHPGAAMPGEKMLTPSGFEAHHPAMLGRHTEQHMSSSAGMVQINGLHHHPHAHLGAQGHGQGLGNSREQASGPGQQGGGGGGGGVSGGQMEEVNTKEVAQRITTELKRYSIPQAIFAQRVLCRSQGTLSDLLRNPKPWSKLKSGRETFRRMWKWLQEPEFQRMSALRLAGERSLACKRKEQDHGRSERGSVSKKPRLVFTDVQRRTLHAIFKENKRPSKELQITIAQQLGLELATVSNFFMNARRRSLDKWVDDGSGHPANSGPNACTKA; encoded by the exons ATGAACGCACAGCTGTCGATGGAGAATATTGGCGACCTGCACGGAGTGAGCCATGAGTCCGTGGCCGGTCACGGAGAGCTGCTGAGTGGCCACAGTCCGCATGCCCGTCCGAGCCCCCGGGGTCTAAGCCACCGCGCTATGGGCATGGCAACCCTGTTGGACAGCGGAGACTATCACCCCGGACACCATGGACACCTGCATCCAGCCATCAGCATGTGTGAAGCCCCCCCTGGCATGAGTGCAAGCAGCACTTACACCACCCTAACCCCCCTGCAGCCCTTACCCCCCATCTCCACCGTGTCCGACAAGTTTCCTccccatcatcaccaccaccatccccATCATCCTCACCATCACCCCCACCAGAGGATCCCCGGAAATGTCAGCGGCAGCTTCACGTTGATGCGAGAGGACCGGAGTCTGGCGCCAATGAACAGTCTGTATCCCGCATATCATCACAAAGACCCCTGCATGGGCCAGAGCCTCTCCCCGCTGTCTGGTTCCGGTCTGGCCAGCATACACACGTCCCAGGCCGGCATCCCTCCCTACGCTCATCCCGGTGCCGCCATGCCTGGTGAGAAGATGCTCACCCCCAGCGGGTTTGAGGCTCACCACCCGGCCATGCTcggcagacacacagagcagcacatGAGCTCCTCAGCGGGCATGGTACAAATCAACGGCCTCCACCACCACCCGCACGCCCACCTAGGCGCGCAGGGGCACGGCCAGGGGCTGGGGAACAGCCGGGAGCAGGCCTCCGGGCCGGGGCAGCAAGGGGGCGGCGGTGGAGGGGGTGGTGTTTCTGGGGGCCAGATGGAGGAGGTGAATACCAAAGAGGTGGCGCAGAGGATCACCACAGAGCTGAAGCGCTACAGCATCCCTCAGGCCATCTTTGCCCAGCGGGTCCTGTGCAGGTCCCAGGGGACCCTGTCCGACCTCCTGAGGAACCCCAAACCCTGGTCCAAGCTCAAGTCTGGGAGAGAGACCTTTCGCCGCATGTGGAAATGGCTGCAGGAGCCTGAGTTCCAACGCATGAGTGCGCTCAGGCTCGCAGGTGAGCGAAGCCTCG CATGTAAGCGTAAGGAACAGGACCACGGCAGAAGCGAGCGAGGGAGCGTCTCCAAGAAGCCCCGGCTGGTGTTCACAGATGTGCAGCGGCGGACGCTCCATGCCATCTTCAAGGAGAACAAGCGCCCATCCAAAGAGCTGCAGATCACCATCGCCCAGCAGCTGGGCCTCGAGCTGGCCACGGTCAGCAACTTCTTTATGAACGCACGTCGCCGGAGCCTAGACAAATGGGTGGACGATGGCTCCGGTCACCCAGCCAACTCTGGCCCCAACGCCTGCACCAAAGCCTGA
- the onecut1 gene encoding hepatocyte nuclear factor 6 isoform X2 gives MNAQLSMENIGDLHGVSHESVAGHGELLSGHSPHARPSPRGLSHRAMGMATLLDSGDYHPGHHGHLHPAISMCEAPPGMSASSTYTTLTPLQPLPPISTVSDKFPPHHHHHHPHHPHHHPHQRIPGNVSGSFTLMREDRSLAPMNSLYPAYHHKDPCMGQSLSPLSGSGLASIHTSQAGIPPYAHPGAAMPGEKMLTPSGFEAHHPAMLGRHTEQHMSSSAGMVQINGLHHHPHAHLGAQGHGQGLGNSREQASGPGQQGGGGGGGGVSGGQMEEVNTKEVAQRITTELKRYSIPQAIFAQRVLCRSQGTLSDLLRNPKPWSKLKSGRETFRRMWKWLQEPEFQRMSALRLAACKRKEQDHGRSERGSVSKKPRLVFTDVQRRTLHAIFKENKRPSKELQITIAQQLGLELATVSNFFMNARRRSLDKWVDDGSGHPANSGPNACTKA, from the exons ATGAACGCACAGCTGTCGATGGAGAATATTGGCGACCTGCACGGAGTGAGCCATGAGTCCGTGGCCGGTCACGGAGAGCTGCTGAGTGGCCACAGTCCGCATGCCCGTCCGAGCCCCCGGGGTCTAAGCCACCGCGCTATGGGCATGGCAACCCTGTTGGACAGCGGAGACTATCACCCCGGACACCATGGACACCTGCATCCAGCCATCAGCATGTGTGAAGCCCCCCCTGGCATGAGTGCAAGCAGCACTTACACCACCCTAACCCCCCTGCAGCCCTTACCCCCCATCTCCACCGTGTCCGACAAGTTTCCTccccatcatcaccaccaccatccccATCATCCTCACCATCACCCCCACCAGAGGATCCCCGGAAATGTCAGCGGCAGCTTCACGTTGATGCGAGAGGACCGGAGTCTGGCGCCAATGAACAGTCTGTATCCCGCATATCATCACAAAGACCCCTGCATGGGCCAGAGCCTCTCCCCGCTGTCTGGTTCCGGTCTGGCCAGCATACACACGTCCCAGGCCGGCATCCCTCCCTACGCTCATCCCGGTGCCGCCATGCCTGGTGAGAAGATGCTCACCCCCAGCGGGTTTGAGGCTCACCACCCGGCCATGCTcggcagacacacagagcagcacatGAGCTCCTCAGCGGGCATGGTACAAATCAACGGCCTCCACCACCACCCGCACGCCCACCTAGGCGCGCAGGGGCACGGCCAGGGGCTGGGGAACAGCCGGGAGCAGGCCTCCGGGCCGGGGCAGCAAGGGGGCGGCGGTGGAGGGGGTGGTGTTTCTGGGGGCCAGATGGAGGAGGTGAATACCAAAGAGGTGGCGCAGAGGATCACCACAGAGCTGAAGCGCTACAGCATCCCTCAGGCCATCTTTGCCCAGCGGGTCCTGTGCAGGTCCCAGGGGACCCTGTCCGACCTCCTGAGGAACCCCAAACCCTGGTCCAAGCTCAAGTCTGGGAGAGAGACCTTTCGCCGCATGTGGAAATGGCTGCAGGAGCCTGAGTTCCAACGCATGAGTGCGCTCAGGCTCGCAG CATGTAAGCGTAAGGAACAGGACCACGGCAGAAGCGAGCGAGGGAGCGTCTCCAAGAAGCCCCGGCTGGTGTTCACAGATGTGCAGCGGCGGACGCTCCATGCCATCTTCAAGGAGAACAAGCGCCCATCCAAAGAGCTGCAGATCACCATCGCCCAGCAGCTGGGCCTCGAGCTGGCCACGGTCAGCAACTTCTTTATGAACGCACGTCGCCGGAGCCTAGACAAATGGGTGGACGATGGCTCCGGTCACCCAGCCAACTCTGGCCCCAACGCCTGCACCAAAGCCTGA